In Triticum urartu cultivar G1812 chromosome 6, Tu2.1, whole genome shotgun sequence, the following proteins share a genomic window:
- the LOC125516508 gene encoding LOW QUALITY PROTEIN: uncharacterized protein LOC125516508 (The sequence of the model RefSeq protein was modified relative to this genomic sequence to represent the inferred CDS: deleted 1 base in 1 codon; substituted 1 base at 1 genomic stop codon) — MRSRRCVRSPAAGPLDDSDLLSEILLRLSPQPSSLPRASLVCKRWRSIVSDPGFFRRFRLRHRRNPHLLGFFDKYDDLSSXFLPTLDAPTCVPPGRFSLPFDDVEDYRLSLGCRHGLLLFWPMKRFQVVVWDPVTGDQHRIAVPPGFDGTHGAVLRATGDKHFQVVLVVRHSDDEQHTRAVACVYSSKTGLWGDRISTPLPYQPDVSGSPNTMLYELDAVLVGDSLHRMLSRNFGGILKFDLEKQSLAVIRVPPVDMYGQGNYFQVMRAEGGGLGFLFMSVSDYAAQLWKRKTDCDGVASWELGRTIQLDKLLSLKSEDKNPIALSILGFAEQNNAVFIWTVNGIFMIHLDSLNFKKLAETTARCSHYHPFESVYTAGTRVDVGHDGAELLVDM, encoded by the exons ATGCGCAGCCGCCGCTGCGTCCGCTCGCCGGCGGCCGGGCCGCTGGACGACAGCGACCTGCTCTCCGAGATCCTGCTCCGCCTCTCCCCGCAGCCCTCCTCCCTCCCGCGCGCGTCCCTCGTCTGCAAGCGCTGGCGCAGCATCGTCTCCGACCCCGGCTTCTTCCGCCGCTTccgcctccgccaccgccgcaACCCTCATCTCCTCGGTTTCTTCGACAAGTACGATGATCTGTCC TCCTAGTTCCTACCAACTCTGGATGCCCCCACTTGCGTCCCTCCCGGGCGCTTCTCCTTGCCGTTCGACGACGTCGAAGATTACCGCCTTTCCCTTGGGTGCCGCCATGGCCTCCTACTCTTCTGGCCTATGAAGCGTTTCCAGGTCGTGGTGTGGGACCCCGTCACCGGAGACCAGCACCGCATTGCCGTTCCCCCGGGGTTCGACGGGACACACGGGGCGGTGCTTCGCGCCACCGGAGACAAACACTTCCAGGTGGTCTTGGTGGTGAGACATTCGGATGACGAGCAACATACACGTGCGGTTGCCTGTGTTTACTCGTCAAAGACCGGCTTATGGGGAGATCGTATCTCGACGCCGCTTCCATACCAACCTGATGTGAGCGGTTCTCCCAACACCATGCTTTATGAGCTTGATGCTGTGCTGGTTGGAGACTCACTTCACCGGATGCTTTCTAGGAATTTTGGTGGAATTCTCAAGTTTGATTTGGAGAAGCAGAGCCTAGCTGTGATACGAGTGCCGCCAGTGGATATGTATGGCCAGGGCAACTACTTCCAGGTTATGAGGGCCGAGGGCGGCGGGCTGGGTTTCCTCTTCATGTCAGTGTCAGACTACGCTGCTCAGTTATGGAAGAGGAAGACAGATTGTGATGGTGTTGCTTCATGGGAGCTTGGAAGAACTATTCAACTGGACAAGCTACTTTCTCTGAAGTCGGAGGATAAAAACCCCATAGCCCTGTCGATACTAGGGTTTGCTGAGCAGAATAATGCCGTGTTCATTTGGACAGTTAATGGCATCTTCATGATCCACCTTGACTCATTGAATTTCAAGAAGCTTGCCGAAACCACCGCAAGATGTTCTCACTATCATCCATTCGAAAGTGTCTACACTGCAG GAACACGTGTTGATGTTGGACACGATGGGGCTGAGCTTTTGGTTGATATGTAA
- the LOC125516035 gene encoding uncharacterized protein LOC125516035, giving the protein MAGSSDYRPFNLAARVVGKRRRLILPAKLKSAIPAIALVLSAVAIVAVITQHHRNITYFLRPLWDTPPKPFTVIPHYYAPNTSMAELCALHGWRARASPRRVFDAVLFNNELDTLEIRYRELLPYVHKLVILEANATFTGIPKPLSFAENLERFAFARSKIVYDRLPIATPRPGSRRREQPFDVEARHRRALNALLRRSGVAGGDVVIMADADEIPSPETVQLLRWCDGVPAVMHLQLENYVYSFEFPVDQGSWRATAHIFSERTAYQHSRQSDLILADAGWHCSFCFREIAEFAFKMRAYSHADRVRRQSFLDPARIQRVVCAGADLFDMLPEEYTFRDLFKKMGPIPRSASAMHLPSYLIKNARRFSFLLPGGCLRSG; this is encoded by the coding sequence ATGGCCGGAAGCTCGGATTATCGGCCTTTTAACCTGGCAGCAAGAGTCGTAGGAAAGAGACGACGACTCATACTACCTGCCAAGTTGAAGTCGGCGATACCCGCCATTGCTCTGGTTCTGTCGGCGGTGGCCATTGTTGCTGTCATAACTCAGCACCACCGGAACATTACCTACTTCCTCCGGCCGCTGTGGGACACGCCGCCCAAGCCCTTCACCGTCATCCCGCACTACTACGCCCCCAACACATCCATGGCCGAGCTGTGCGCGCTCCACGGCTGGCGCGCCCGCGCCTCCCCTCGCCGGGTCTTCGACGCCGTCCTCTTCAACAACGAGCTGGACACCCTGGAGATCCGCTACCGCGAGCTGCTCCCCTACGTCCACAAGCTGGTCATCCTGGAGGCCAACGCCACCTTCACCGGCATCCCCAAGCCGCTCTCCTTCGCCGAGAACCTGGAGCGCTTTGCGTTCGCGAGGTCCAAGATCGTCTACGACAGGCTCCCCATCGCCACACCGAGACCGGGGTCTCGTCGCCGGGAACAGCCATTCGACGTGGAGGCCCGGCACCGGCGCGCGCTGAACGCGCTGCTGCGGCGGTCGGGCGTCGCGGGCGGGGACGTGGTGATCATGGCGGACGCGGACGAGATCCCGAGCCCGGAGACGGTGCAGCTGCTGCGGTGGTGCGACGGGGTGCCGGCGGTGATGCACCTGCAGCTGGAGAACTACGTCTACTCCTTCGAGTTCCCCGTGGACCAGGGAAGCTGGAGGGCGACGGCGCACATCTTCAGCGAGCGCACGGCGTACCAGCACTCCCGGCAGAGCGACCTGATCCTGGCCGACGCCGGGTGGCACTGCAGCTTCTGCTTCAGGGAGATCGCCGAGTTCGCGTTCAAGATGAGAGCGTACAGCCACGCGGACCGGGTGCGGCGGCAGAGCTTCCTCGACCCGGCGAGGATCCAGCGGGTCGTCTGCGCCGGCGCCGACCTGTTCGACATGCTCCCCGAGGAGTACACCTTCAGGGATCTCTTCAAGAAGATGGGGCCAATACCCAGGTCGGCGTCGGCCATGCACCTGCCTTCCTATTTGATCAAGAACGCACGCAGGTTCAGCTTCTTGCTTCCTGGTGGATGCTTGAGATCAGGTTAA